In the genome of Hevea brasiliensis isolate MT/VB/25A 57/8 unplaced genomic scaffold, ASM3005281v1 Scaf279, whole genome shotgun sequence, the window gccacatgggatgggtccAGTCAATAGGCTCATCAGTGAGGGACCGGATGGGACCGAGTGATGTACAATTCACATGGGGAGGCACCAGACAAAAATAACTATTGATTTCACAAAGGTACTCAGCTAGTTGTCTTCTCAAGGGTCCCATGGCATCTTTGTCAATAATTGATCCTTCGTAGGTCCTCCATTCATATTCAGTATTCTGGGTCCAGAGGAGTCCATCGGGCCTTCTAGAGAAAGGCCTGTGAAAAATGAACAAGGTCCTGATGTTGGGCTGAGTAGCGATGGGCCTGTCTTCTATTCCATGGGTGTCTATGATGCGCTTCAGGCTGTAGCGCCATGCtgaaatgggcttgaaccattctAGAAATCTGGACAGGAGAGTCCTGTTAGTATTGTTCATAACATACGTCTGAGGCCATGAGGAATTCCGATCTGTGGAATAGAGTGTAACCATGCACCATAGGAGCCATAGTTCTTCTAGGATGAGTTCTCTGCCAGGTTGGATACTGAAACAGGTGAGAAAAGGATTATCAGGGATAAAGACAGTGGAGGAGGGGAGTAATCCCCTTAGGGTGTTTCTTGCACTCAGGTAGTGGAACAGATGATCCCTTGCGAACTTAGCCATTTTTGAGATAGGCTGGTTTGGTGAACATCCAGGGGGAAAACTGTCTGGAGTGGGGACCAGGAAATTGTGCATTGGAGAAGGCGTATGTGGAGAGGATGAGGATGATGCCATGAGGATCAAGGGGAGTGAAGAGGAAGCTTGGATTAGGTGAAGGATTTTTGGCCTGGATAGGAGGTCAGGAACCAAGTTGTGCTTCCCTTTGATATGCTGGActgtgaatttatacttggcgaaccagtccttaagcctcagtaattgtgcttcaggaagagacttgtttttgaagtctagaacctttgggaaggatgagctgtccatgaccacagtgaagtggtggccaatcagatgcttttctccttgaatttcttcgatgaggaccgcaccccagtgggtgtcactagcacaaaccccacaaaaTTAATTGTCGTTTGCAAGTAGCAATGGTACAAAATTCAATTTTTAGGATATGAAAATTAATTGACCCATTACCTTCTTTAATACTAATTTGACCAAATGCTTGCTGCCGGTGGTTTCCATGATTAAATAATTTTCCTTTCTTTAGTTGAACAGCTACCTACCATTTTTCTGATATTTTAAGTCAAACCCATATTGATAGCCCTTTTACAGGTCCAATACTTCAGGGTTTTCTGTTCATGGTTTGAGATGAGATTGCAGGCCCCCATCTAAATCCTTCAATTGGTTGAACATTTCTACTTGTTTGTTGATCTCCATGGAGAACAACATTGTTACTAGTTATCAAGACTTGGGTCCATGAACCCATTtgtattctaaaaatttttctgtgAATGGTTCAGAGTTCATATGAACTCATCCTTATGAGAACTGTAATCTTGCATACTATTTTCTGCAGCATTGAATTGCAACTTTTAAGCTTTACAATAGAGGTTTTTTGCTATACATAATTTAAACCTCACAAGTCTTGCTGCTTCTCTACGAACAAGAAATAAGAGAGCAAAATGATTATTATTCCCTAGTCCCTACCCTGCCTTACAAGTAACTTGTTCGTTCTTATTATTGTCAAACAACGAAAACCTTACAGACTAGAGGAGTTCCAGCTAGCATCAACAGCCTTGATAATCTTGTCGTGTAATTTGGCCCCAGCACAAGCAATTATGCCTCGATCAAGACCTTCTAAGTACATGCCCTTTGAGAAGTCCAATGGACGCCCTCCAGCATCAGTAACCACACCACCTGCCTCTTCTATGATGACAACACCAGCTGCATGATCCCAAATCTTCTCCTTGTAGCCAGCCCTTGCAAACTTCATAAAAACCTCTGCATCTCCTCGAGCTATAGCTGCATACTTCACCATGCTGTACACACGTAGTGGTTGCATTCTGCAgttaaagaaaaatatatgacACATGAGCTCTTTTACTCAACTGAGTAGCATGCCCTTCATCTATAAGTTTTCTGTTGATATATTTAACAATATTTTCATTGTCCTACTGAATTAATCTTTCCTTCTTATGGCAATCATAACATGAGCTTTTAGCTTTAAATTGCATCCAAGAGGAGGAATAGAAAATGAATTCACCTGAGCCCCACACTGTGAGCTAGTCCTGCTGTGAAGGAATGGCTTGAATTTGCCTTTTCAACTGGTTCACAAAAGGTAGCCAGTGCTGGATTGTCGATGGAGGATACTTGAACTGGCCTTGCGGAGTTTGGCCACACTAGCTTCTTTTGTCCCTGGAGTAGGGGTTGCATCCAAGCCTCTCCACTTCCTTTCCTCGTATAAATCACACAGCCTTTGTCCCAAGATTCAGATGTTGGTGGGGTTAACTTAGATATAATTCTATGATAGCGGTGGTGATAATTTAACCATTCTTTCCTCATTGGATAGTTAGGGCAACCAAGAACCCCAAGCACAACCTCTCCATCTTCTATCAATGCTAAAGCTACAGCATATTGATCTCCACGCACGAAACCCAACGTACCATCAACAGGATCAAGGGCCCAAAATCTTCCAGTAGGACCCCCAGTTGAGTTGCAATGACTGATGGCTTCAAGAACCTCTGCTGTGGTGAGAAACATTTGTGGAGCTTTAAGACCAAAGCGGGGTGCTTCAGACAGGCATTCATTCACAGTTTGCACTACAGCTTCTAACAGGCCAGCCTTATCAGCCTTGGAGAGGGTTCGAACATCTTCCTCAGCAACTATTGAGACATTCCTATTCCCTAGGGACTCAGATAGTATCCAGCTGACAGTGGCTTGGACGCTCCAATCTGTTTACATGGTGTAATCAAGAGAATTGGCTAACTAGGATGCAATACTGTAATCTGTGGTATACTACATCAGAATATAGAAACTCTCCAGATATTGAAATTGTCAAAAGGTAAACTAAGTTTGAATAGTAGTGCAGAGTGGACAAATTTCTCAGAAACCTTCATTTATAACCATAACATGCAAGACTATTCAGTAATGCctaaaaataaatcatcaatggTGGTAAATGATAAGATTAAGAAAACTATCCAAAGTTTCAATCATTATTCCTTGCAACCGAAAACAATAAAATCATCCAGGGAATTTGAAAGAATTTCAAGAACAAAGGTTATAATATCATTTTCCTTTCAAAAGCAATTGAATATTTTTTTGATAGGTTATCAAACAATACACAATAACAAAAGCATGTTAGGAGTGTTTTTTTTTGTCTTGGAAGGAAGCTAAAGTGGCTCTTCTGAGCAATACAGAGACTTTGATAATGTGAAAGAAGAGAGACACAAATAAAAATGTTTCCATAAGGAAAAACCAAATAAGAAGCATACAATGACCAAGAAAAGGAAGTCTTCAATCTGCAAGATCGGGATGGTGTTTTCTAGTGTCATTACATGAAGGAGAAGTACAGAGTTCCATTGAACTAGAATTTGTTTTCATATAACACAAAGACAATTTACTAGTATTTTGCAGAGGAAAGACGACCAGAAAAGACAAGGAGATGATTTTTTTATTGTTGCTAATTAGATTGGTTCATGTGCATACTATGTCTTCCATTGTTTTTGCAGCAAGGCAGACTGCATTTTCTGAAGAGAGTAAATATACATTTGCTGTAAGATATTCACTTGTTAAGTAGTTTAATTCCAGCATTATTTATTGATGTAACCAAGTACAATCTTATGCAATTCAGTAACCAGGGTATATGATTATATCATGGTATGCTCCATTGACGTTTATTTAGTGATGAATGGAAATTCTCTAGCAATGGCAACTAAGAAGCAAGAAAGCATTTCTATCTGCACAGAAGATCAGATTATTGGCAGAACATGTATAAacttttatgcataatttaagaaAAACTGAGACTTGGACTTACAggtctaatacaatgtttatccCCTTTTCATTTGCCTAGTTTATATGAAtcctttcttttttctcccaATAGGCAGTTAATAAGCTGAAACAGATGCTCAAGTTCTTACTTTCATTTCTTACGTTGATAGTTGTGGCCTGGCAGTTTCATAATCTTGGAAAAGTTCTGGATTTATGAGTAAAAATGAATTCAACGACATTAACATTAATTCTGTCATATCAATCTGCTATATACTTGCAGGTCTTTAATAAAAGTCTCAGTTgccaacttctttatccaagacaGCAAATAGATGTCATATTTCCATTCATAAGTGGATGAAGATGTCTTCATTTTAACAGTAACAAGGACTGTCTGGCACATTACTCCTCACCCATTATAATTGCGACAGCTATAGTCCCCCcaccaaaattaaaaagaaaacgaTAAAGGAATAGCATATATTCTAAGGGTCACTTTCATCATCGGCCGCAAATGTCTATTCCTatcaaaattgtaaaattgaggtAACCATATTAACAGAGATTAATGATGGCTAATTGAACAACATTCTCAAGAAAAAACAAGAAGAATCGAACGATAATGAAACATTAAGTCCCATTTTAAACCCAACCCAAATTATCAACTCTCAACCCTTGCAGCAAACAATACAAAATTCAAGACCAGCAGGAATCGAATAAAAGAAGAAACACAAATAGCAAGAACCCATTACAaaacaaagagaaaaaaaaatcaagatgATGGTATACCTGCTACAGTGACAAGTGAATTATCGTCCTTGGCTTGGACCTGACTGTTGGCTTTAGAAATCATACTGTCCTGCACTTTCTGGCAAAGAGAACATGCCATCTGCACAGCTCTGACAGCAATATCCATTTCTTTGGAGTATTTTTCAGGTTGTGGAGATGAAAGATCCAAGCTTTTTAGGTCCTCCATTATTGAAGAAGTAAAACTTTGGTTTAACTTGGAAAGAGAGACAATTTGGAGAGAGCTGTTTTGGTAAGTTCTTTTGCAAGGGAAAAAGCAGAAAAATTTCCCTACATAGTTGGGCGTGTAAATTCTTCCTTGTCCCAGGATATGTGGGACTTTAGCAGCCAGGCTCGAGCAATTTAAAGGCATCTCTCTGGTCTCGTGTGTTTGTATGATTATGCGTGGTCTGTGACGTTGATAAGAGGGGACTTAAACTATAGACCAAAAGAAAAGATAAGAAGAGACAAGTTGAAGAAATTGACCCATTTTAGAGCAGATAGCTCTGGCCTCTTGCCTGGACAATGAACACTGAATCCTACAATAAATGGCAATGATGGGAGCTTCTTTCTCCTATACCAAGCAGAATTTGGCAGCACACAAGCACCCCTTTTGGGCTGAATTGAGAAAAAAACCCACACAAGATTACGTGTACTTTTATACACAATGGAAATCTAGAGGGGAGGATTCAACAAGAAGGTAAGTTCTTTTCACTTTGATCGAAAATCCTTTATTTTTGTCTATATCAtaataaaatgagtttaaataatatattactgagtttgagatgaatttaaaattaataataattatttctgttgaatttaaattttatacattaaattaaatatctattattagatttaatttaaaaaattataaattaaaatataatattatataaattttataattttatttataaaatttggaactttatattttaaaataaaaatttaaatatttttcaagcttattaaattttaaaatataatttttaattttaattttattaataaaaataagaaaatacttaaTATACAATGTTCAAACTAAATCTAGACCAATAAGCCTCCTCAATACATCTAatttagaattcaaaatattaagtaaaaaaaaatctaataaaaaaaatattacctTGAAAGATCAGAGACTCAAATCAAACAGTGAAAATAGCATGAAATATAGTTactcaaattttaaaatataattaataataaaaaaatgtttttatataaattaattaatatatgcaataatattaattaaatttatttaaataataataataataaaatagattTAGATAACTTAAATTTTACTGACATCCAACACATTTTCATGGCTATTCTGCTTGAATTGTCCAATTATTTACATCACAAGAGTCATTATGAGTTCATCAGTACGTTTACAACATGTGATTTCACCAATACGTTATGTATGAGTTCATCAATATATAGTAAGTGAAGATGAAGTTTGGTGTTCTGCTAAAATTTGCCCTTTGATCATTTGAAAGACACGAGTTTTACAAATTGATCGCATTCCCACTTCTACTTCCTATTattattaattgcaaaaaataGACCTTTTTGGATGTAGCGTCATGGCTCTTTCGAACCattaatttattcattaaataaaaataaaaattaaattaaaaattaaataaatatcacattaaaattttattcattaatgtaaataattaagggataactgtaaaataaaattactttttaaaattttataattttatctcatactattaaaattattatttaaactcTGAATTTTTTAATCTTTGTCAATTCTACTGCTGCATTGTTAAGAGTCTGTTTAgatgagggtgagagagagataaATAAAGATAAAGAGGGATAAGTAATTATTTTACCAATGTTTGGAAAAAGgcgagttaattttaattttaattttttttacacccCAAATTGGGGTATAAGGAGGGAAAAAGGATAGTtatgaatatttaaatttattcctCCTTCACCTCTTTCAAAACATAGAAAATATACATTACTTCTTCTTACCTTTTTATTAATTTACTTCTTCTCAAtacatgagattttttttttttattgtaactcTCATTACCTTTATCTTTCCTTACTCTTTCTTACCCTTTCGTTACTTACCCTTTCCTCACCCCATCCAAACATACCCTAAAAAAACTGTTATTTCACTAACAGAAACGCTACGTAAGATGCCACATAAGTATGACCTAATTGCAATTAACATAGAAGAAAAAGATATATttttaaaagaaaggaaaaaaattgtttaatttaatgtaagtactttatattaatatatatttcataaattatacttaAATAGTTCTTTACTATTGACATATGAAATAAAGATATGAGATTAAGATATTTGAAGAGATTAGGAACATGTATTTTTTAGTAGAAATATATTATTTcagtatattaatataaaaagtatttcatattattgaagttTCATTCTTATGTGGCACTTATATGTCATATTTGTTAGTGAAATAACAGTTTTCTTAACTTCTTTGATAGAATTGGTAAGAGTTAAAAAGTTTAgagtttaattgataatttttatagtataagGTAGAatcgtaaaaatttaaaaaatatatggtTTTTTTAATGGTTATcccaataattaattaatttattaaaaaaaataattatagcaATAATAGAAATGTCTTATATTTTTATATGGAAAAGAATTATACATATTATATTTCTAAACATctaaaatttgaaatatatacactttaaaaacttcatatttcaatttcttattataaaatttacaataaattttaggtctaaaacattttaaattaaaacacaagctttattctatgaaattttaaattttaattaaattttaaatattaaattatcaaaaaaaaaaaaaaatcttatgggTTCTTATCATCAATATCACCTCACAGTGTAGAGGTGCAAATATCATATCATCTCTCCAACTTGCAATGTGGATCAATGCCTCTTGCATTGGATACACACCAAGTGGTTCAAAAGTCGAGGCATTTCAATTTTCACATATAGTACTCTTCTCTCTGCGTGAGAAATTGAAGGAAAAATCATGATCAATCAGACTCTGGAATTGATAGATATTGTAGTTTGATAACCAAGACGTCAAGCAAGAGAGAAACTTCTTGAATGTGAATGGCAATACCCACTTAAGGTGAGATTGTGCCGTGCACTGCCTGCTTTAGTAGAAAAATGATGAATTTGTGAGATCAGATGCTTTCAGATTTGgcgtttaataaaaataaaaatgtgaaaaatgattcATAAAATCGATTAATGTCGTTGTTATGGTGCGGCATTGGATGCTGTCTGCAATGGGCAGGCTGAGAAATTCTATCAGGAAAACTGTTTGAGCCATGTGGGTGGTAGTATTGGAGATAAGGACTCTGCAAGACTTCGATAAAGTTCTGCTATCCAAATCGCGTCACCATTATAAGATCCTTTGACAAGAGAGATGTGCTATGTGAATTAAAAACTTGGATTTAATCAGGGCTTGGCTTTGTTCAGCAATTCCTCAGCATGACATAATGAAAGATTTGCTCTACTTATTTGCTTTCTAACTTAAGCAAAATTCAGCCAATTTTTTTGCCAAAGAAAAATATTAGTCTTTTAATTTGTAATtaagtttttattttatatattttttaattgtttaaaaattaAAGTGTAGTTATTAAATCTAGCTTAGAGCTTGACTCAGTTGAGGATCAATCTATGGTAGGGGAGCATTCATTCAAACCCGAACTGATGAATCCGAACACTCCGAATcgaaaatcgaaaattaaattaaaaaaattgacgtAATTTTTTAGAAATCGAACAAAAAGgtgaaaaaaacaaaaaacaaaccGCTCTATTTctgttctgtttttttttttttttgatttttttttagacttgattttttcattattttttaattttttttttttttttgaactaaataattattaatcaaattaatcaattaaatatatataaaattaaaataaaatataaattttaaatttaataaaaaaataaaatcatttcaaaaaattgatttagtttgatttcagatttttcattatattttactattcggttcgattcgatttttttgatttttttttttcaaaacaaaCCGA includes:
- the LOC131176928 gene encoding PAP-specific phosphatase HAL2-like, with protein sequence MPLNCSSLAAKVPHILGQGRIYTPNYVGKFFCFFPCKRTYQNSSLQIVSLSKLNQSFTSSIMEDLKSLDLSSPQPEKYSKEMDIAVRAVQMACSLCQKVQDSMISKANSQVQAKDDNSLVTVADWSVQATVSWILSESLGNRNVSIVAEEDVRTLSKADKAGLLEAVVQTVNECLSEAPRFGLKAPQMFLTTAEVLEAISHCNSTGGPTGRFWALDPVDGTLGFVRGDQYAVALALIEDGEVVLGVLGCPNYPMRKEWLNYHHRYHRIISKLTPPTSESWDKGCVIYTRKGSGEAWMQPLLQGQKKLVWPNSARPVQVSSIDNPALATFCEPVEKANSSHSFTAGLAHSVGLRMQPLRVYSMVKYAAIARGDAEVFMKFARAGYKEKIWDHAAGVVIIEEAGGVVTDAGGRPLDFSKGMYLEGLDRGIIACAGAKLHDKIIKAVDASWNSSSL